The following are encoded together in the Adhaeribacter arboris genome:
- a CDS encoding family 20 glycosylhydrolase, whose amino-acid sequence MFLFLNQQFKLFLVVSAAMLCITLTAWSQAPAFNAKNLLVSWEVNENNYQNKAQFLSTITLNNGASEALPATGWKIYFNFNRSIIPGSVRGAVTLQHLNGDLFQITPRADFKRMTKGASLRISFITTGAALNLTDAPSGFYLVWDKTPQKGLALSPVKVKVPAAAQPSTTPGSPVITLVKPGVLYQQNKIIQDIAPDNLPKIFPTPVSYRETSASFTLTSDIPIITATDYYPEAEMLAEDLAAIFGKKIEFKSNGSGKAIRLVKKEDLGPEAYDLRVTAQEITITAATPAGMFYGMQSLKTLLPANAWELKLKSVNVPGVEVSDYPRFDHRAVMLDVARNFQPKKQVFKLLDLMALYKLNVLHFHLNDDEGWRVEIVPIPELTEIGAKRAHTLDSRTNLPPSYGSGPEGNNAPGSGFYTRSDFIQILKYARDRNIKVIPEIETPGHARAAIKAMDVRYARLMAAGKKEDAERYLLRDVNDKSDYRSVQNWNDNVINVAMPSVYNFLEKVVDEVRDMYQEAGAPLQTIHFGGDEVPAGVWVKSPVVQKLLQEDERFTSVDDMWYYYFRKVNEILKLRNLYLSGWEEVAMRKTEIEGQKHYIPNPDFVNENIHVDVWNNVLGGGSEDLAYRLANAGYKVVLSNVTHQYFDMAYDKTFEEPGFYWGSFVDVDKPFKFIPYNYYKNTTKDKFSNPLPKSMFVGKERLTDFGKNNIVGIQGLLWSETVISPERMEYMLLPKLLGLAERAWAPDPDWAIEKDTTKSEALYQQAWSRFANILGKRELPRLDYFSGGYQYRLPPVGAVVQNGQVSANIQLPGLTIRYTTDGTDPTFRSRIYREPITETGTVKLRAFSRTGRGGKVVSVINQ is encoded by the coding sequence ATGTTTTTATTCCTCAATCAGCAGTTCAAATTATTCCTAGTCGTGTCGGCGGCTATGCTTTGTATTACGCTAACTGCCTGGAGCCAGGCGCCGGCTTTTAATGCCAAAAATCTTTTAGTCAGCTGGGAGGTAAACGAGAATAATTACCAAAACAAAGCCCAATTTTTATCCACGATAACTTTAAACAACGGAGCTTCGGAAGCATTGCCGGCTACCGGCTGGAAGATCTACTTCAATTTTAATCGTTCTATTATTCCGGGTTCAGTAAGAGGAGCCGTTACCTTACAGCACCTGAACGGCGATTTGTTTCAAATAACGCCCCGGGCAGATTTTAAAAGAATGACTAAAGGGGCTTCCCTCCGGATCTCCTTTATTACTACCGGCGCCGCTCTGAACCTAACGGATGCGCCATCGGGATTTTACCTGGTTTGGGATAAAACTCCCCAAAAAGGTTTGGCCCTGAGTCCGGTAAAGGTGAAAGTGCCTGCCGCTGCCCAACCAAGTACAACCCCTGGCAGCCCGGTTATTACCTTGGTTAAACCCGGTGTGCTTTACCAACAAAATAAAATTATCCAGGACATTGCTCCCGATAATCTACCTAAGATATTTCCTACCCCCGTAAGTTACCGGGAAACAAGTGCTTCGTTTACGTTAACCTCTGATATTCCCATTATAACTGCTACCGATTATTACCCGGAGGCAGAAATGCTCGCCGAAGATTTAGCCGCAATTTTTGGAAAGAAAATAGAATTTAAAAGTAATGGTTCCGGAAAAGCGATCCGGTTGGTGAAGAAAGAAGATTTAGGTCCGGAAGCGTATGATCTGCGGGTAACAGCTCAGGAAATTACCATAACGGCAGCTACTCCGGCGGGTATGTTTTACGGCATGCAATCTTTAAAAACTTTGCTGCCGGCTAATGCCTGGGAGTTAAAGCTTAAAAGTGTAAATGTGCCCGGCGTAGAAGTATCGGATTACCCACGCTTCGATCACCGGGCGGTAATGTTGGATGTGGCCCGGAATTTTCAACCGAAAAAGCAAGTTTTTAAGTTACTCGACTTAATGGCTTTGTATAAACTCAACGTACTGCATTTCCATTTAAACGATGATGAAGGTTGGCGCGTGGAAATTGTACCCATACCCGAATTAACCGAAATAGGGGCCAAGCGGGCGCATACGTTAGATAGTCGTACTAATCTGCCGCCCTCTTACGGGTCTGGTCCGGAAGGAAACAATGCACCCGGTTCGGGATTTTATACCCGCTCCGATTTTATTCAAATTTTAAAATATGCCCGCGACCGCAACATAAAAGTAATTCCGGAAATTGAAACTCCCGGCCACGCCCGCGCCGCCATTAAAGCCATGGATGTCCGTTATGCCCGGCTAATGGCAGCGGGTAAGAAAGAAGATGCCGAAAGATACCTGCTGCGCGACGTAAATGATAAATCAGATTACCGTTCGGTGCAAAACTGGAACGACAATGTGATTAATGTGGCTATGCCTTCGGTGTATAATTTTCTGGAAAAAGTGGTGGATGAGGTCCGGGATATGTACCAGGAGGCCGGCGCTCCCTTGCAAACCATTCATTTTGGGGGCGACGAAGTTCCGGCCGGCGTTTGGGTAAAATCGCCGGTAGTGCAAAAATTACTGCAGGAAGATGAACGCTTCACTTCCGTAGATGATATGTGGTATTACTACTTCCGGAAAGTAAATGAAATCTTAAAATTACGCAACCTGTACTTATCGGGCTGGGAAGAAGTGGCTATGCGTAAAACCGAAATTGAAGGGCAAAAGCATTATATTCCTAATCCGGATTTTGTCAACGAAAATATTCACGTAGATGTCTGGAATAACGTTTTGGGGGGCGGGTCTGAAGATTTAGCCTATCGTTTGGCAAATGCGGGTTATAAAGTTGTCCTTTCCAATGTAACGCATCAGTACTTTGATATGGCTTACGATAAGACGTTTGAGGAACCAGGTTTTTACTGGGGCAGCTTTGTTGATGTAGATAAGCCATTTAAATTTATTCCGTATAATTATTATAAAAATACCACCAAGGATAAATTTAGCAATCCCTTACCTAAATCCATGTTTGTGGGAAAGGAAAGGCTCACGGATTTTGGTAAAAACAATATTGTGGGTATTCAAGGTTTGCTCTGGTCCGAAACGGTAATTAGCCCGGAGCGAATGGAATACATGCTATTGCCGAAGTTGTTAGGTTTGGCGGAGCGGGCTTGGGCACCCGACCCGGACTGGGCAATAGAAAAAGATACGACTAAAAGCGAAGCTTTGTACCAACAAGCCTGGTCGCGGTTTGCGAATATTTTAGGTAAACGCGAACTTCCTCGTTTAGATTATTTCAGCGGCGGGTACCAGTACCGCTTACCTCCCGTGGGGGCCGTGGTGCAGAACGGCCAGGTAAGCGCCAATATACAACTGCCGGGACTAACCATCCGGTATACTACCGATGGCACCGATCCTACCTTCCGGAGCCGAATTTACCGGGAACCTATCACCGAAACCGGAACCGTAAAACTACGGGCATTTAGCCGCACCGGCCGCGG
- a CDS encoding DinB family protein, producing the protein MDLLQQQYKLIQSARAALFSYGDTFTPAHFTEELPAFGGSSIRSLLVHTANTYQFWLGNFAQAQELPFMKPLFVTNLNEVRRIFQEVNSLTEKFLQHFEEKWLEPVTGEIPWRKTTMQVTPLALFTHVITHECHHKGQVVWMSRQLGYTPPDTDVLRF; encoded by the coding sequence ATGGACCTTTTACAGCAGCAGTATAAATTAATACAAAGTGCCCGGGCCGCGTTGTTTAGCTACGGCGATACATTTACACCAGCCCACTTTACTGAGGAACTTCCGGCTTTTGGCGGGAGCAGTATTCGTAGTTTACTGGTACATACGGCTAATACGTACCAGTTCTGGTTAGGCAATTTTGCCCAAGCTCAGGAACTGCCCTTTATGAAGCCGCTTTTTGTAACTAACCTGAACGAAGTACGCCGGATTTTTCAGGAAGTAAACAGTTTAACCGAAAAGTTTTTGCAACATTTTGAAGAGAAATGGTTGGAGCCAGTTACCGGCGAAATACCCTGGCGAAAAACAACGATGCAAGTAACACCGCTGGCGCTTTTTACCCACGTTATTACCCACGAGTGCCACCACAAAGGGCAAGTAGTTTGGATGAGCCGGCAACTGGGTTACACACCTCCTGATACGGACGTACTTCGGTTTTAA
- a CDS encoding VOC family protein, producing MKYLFFFCLASLLYVNTNTAFAQTAAAKAQPVTWLNHVALHVKNLQTTTAFYENFLQLKKIPEPFKDGLHTWFSVGEKSHLHLIQGKPHETLYDKSEHLCFSVASVEDFISRLNKANIKFENWLGKPQEYTLRTDGVKQVYFQDPDGHWIEVNDAKE from the coding sequence ATGAAATATTTATTCTTCTTTTGTTTAGCGAGTCTGCTCTATGTAAACACAAATACCGCGTTCGCGCAAACAGCTGCGGCAAAGGCCCAACCGGTTACCTGGCTTAACCACGTAGCGCTTCACGTGAAAAACCTACAAACAACAACTGCTTTCTACGAAAATTTTTTACAGCTTAAAAAAATACCCGAACCTTTTAAAGATGGCTTACACACCTGGTTTAGTGTCGGCGAAAAATCGCATCTGCATTTAATCCAGGGCAAGCCCCACGAAACTCTTTACGACAAAAGCGAGCATTTATGCTTTAGCGTCGCCTCAGTCGAAGATTTTATCAGTCGTTTGAATAAAGCTAATATTAAATTCGAAAACTGGTTGGGTAAACCCCAGGAATATACCCTCCGTACCGACGGCGTAAAGCAAGTTTATTTTCAGGACCCGGATGGCCATTGGATTGAAGTAAACGATGCCAAAGAGTAA
- a CDS encoding SelT/SelW/SelH family protein, with translation MPLPRLEINYCTQCRWLLRAAWLAQEVLTTFELEMGEVALVPGTGGVLDIRLNGELIFSRKEAGRFPEAKELKQLIRDVIAPDKSLGHSDHK, from the coding sequence ATGCCACTACCTCGTCTGGAAATTAATTATTGTACGCAATGCCGTTGGCTTTTACGGGCAGCCTGGCTGGCACAAGAAGTTTTAACCACTTTTGAATTAGAAATGGGGGAAGTGGCTTTGGTACCCGGAACCGGTGGAGTTTTAGATATTCGTCTGAATGGAGAATTAATTTTTTCGCGGAAAGAAGCCGGCCGGTTTCCGGAAGCTAAAGAATTAAAACAACTTATTCGGGATGTTATTGCGCCTGATAAATCCTTAGGCCACAGCGATCATAAGTAG
- a CDS encoding 3-ketoacyl-ACP reductase — protein MESLKGKIALVTGAGKGIGRAIAIALAKEGVHVGLMARTSSQLQDTANAIQGLGVKTSVVVADVANINAVNAAVAQIQKTLGPIDILINNAGIGTFGKFLELEPAEWEKIIQVNLMGVYYMTRAVLPAMIERQTGDIINISSTAGQRGAAGTSAYSASKFAVMGLTESLMQEVRKHNIRVSALTPSTVATELAIANKLTDGNPDKVMQPEDLAELIIAQLKLNRRVFIKEAGMWSTNP, from the coding sequence ATGGAATCCTTAAAAGGCAAAATTGCTCTGGTTACCGGAGCTGGTAAAGGCATAGGCCGGGCAATAGCTATTGCTTTAGCAAAAGAAGGCGTGCACGTTGGCTTAATGGCTCGTACCTCCAGCCAATTACAAGATACGGCCAATGCCATTCAAGGCCTGGGGGTTAAAACTTCCGTGGTAGTTGCCGATGTAGCTAATATAAATGCCGTAAATGCCGCCGTTGCTCAGATACAGAAAACTCTCGGACCAATTGACATTCTGATTAACAATGCCGGAATTGGCACCTTCGGTAAATTTTTAGAACTGGAACCAGCCGAATGGGAAAAAATTATTCAGGTAAACTTAATGGGCGTGTATTATATGACGCGTGCGGTTTTACCCGCTATGATTGAACGCCAAACCGGCGATATTATTAACATTTCTTCTACGGCGGGCCAGCGGGGAGCAGCCGGTACCAGCGCTTACAGTGCTTCTAAATTTGCCGTAATGGGTTTAACCGAGTCGTTAATGCAAGAAGTTCGCAAACACAACATCCGGGTGAGTGCTTTAACTCCCAGTACTGTAGCCACTGAACTAGCAATTGCAAATAAACTAACCGACGGTAATCCCGATAAAGTAATGCAACCCGAAGATTTAGCCGAATTAATCATTGCCCAGCTTAAGCTCAATCGCCGAGTATTTATTAAAGAAGCCGGTATGTGGTCTACTAATCCTTAA
- a CDS encoding aldo/keto reductase — MKYNLLGNTGVLVSELCFGTMTFGGQGYWEAIGRQTQDEANELLKTAVDAGINFMDTANVYSFGQSEQILGQGLKQAGLSRNELFIATKVRGRMSAGVNQVGLSRYHIFQSVEESLQRLQMDHIDLLYVHGVDAATSIEQIVHSLHDVVTSGKVRYVGVCNWPAWLVMKALGIAKQHGWHEFVGMQYFYAAANRDVEQELLPLAQDQRLGFMPWSPLAGGFLSGKFTRDQTNTGGQSRRDTFDFPVIDKGKAYNIIDVLIRLGQDYNVSAAEIALAWVRQQKGVTSTIIGAKTPDQLTSNIHSTSFNLSAAELEELNAVSQPERRYPGWMVERQMSDRLPATDKK; from the coding sequence ATGAAATATAATTTATTAGGTAATACCGGGGTGTTAGTTTCTGAACTGTGTTTTGGTACCATGACTTTTGGCGGCCAAGGTTACTGGGAAGCCATCGGGCGGCAAACCCAGGACGAAGCCAATGAACTACTTAAAACGGCGGTGGATGCCGGGATTAATTTTATGGATACCGCTAACGTGTATTCGTTCGGGCAATCGGAGCAGATTCTCGGACAAGGGCTAAAGCAAGCTGGGCTTTCCCGCAACGAATTATTTATTGCTACCAAAGTTCGCGGCCGGATGAGCGCCGGCGTTAACCAGGTGGGTTTATCGCGGTATCATATTTTTCAATCCGTAGAAGAAAGTTTACAGCGGCTGCAAATGGACCATATAGATTTACTGTATGTGCACGGCGTAGATGCAGCTACATCAATAGAGCAGATAGTACATAGCCTGCACGATGTAGTAACAAGCGGGAAAGTGCGGTACGTAGGCGTGTGTAACTGGCCGGCCTGGCTGGTCATGAAAGCTTTAGGTATTGCCAAGCAGCATGGTTGGCACGAGTTTGTGGGGATGCAGTATTTTTATGCCGCCGCTAACCGCGACGTAGAACAAGAACTATTGCCTCTGGCCCAAGACCAACGCTTAGGATTTATGCCTTGGAGTCCGTTGGCCGGTGGTTTCTTGTCGGGTAAATTTACCCGTGACCAAACCAATACCGGCGGCCAGTCGCGGCGCGATACTTTTGACTTTCCGGTAATTGATAAAGGTAAAGCCTATAATATAATTGATGTTTTAATAAGGTTAGGGCAGGATTATAATGTTTCGGCGGCTGAAATAGCATTGGCTTGGGTTCGGCAGCAAAAGGGTGTTACCAGTACCATTATCGGCGCTAAAACTCCGGACCAGCTTACCTCTAATATTCATTCTACATCCTTTAATTTATCGGCAGCCGAGTTGGAAGAATTAAATGCGGTAAGTCAGCCGGAAAGAAGATATCCGGGTTGGATGGTGGAACGGCAAATGAGCGACCGCTTGCCGGCAACAGATAAAAAATAG
- a CDS encoding alkene reductase produces MEKQPLLTSYQLGSLTLKNRVVMAPMTRSRADNPENAATALAAQYYAQRASAGLIISEGTQVSPQGVGYINTPGIYSEAQVKGWQQVTEAVHAKEGKIFAQLWHVGRISHPDFHNGELPVAPSAINPNDKSFTPLGFKDTVTPRALETHEVQAIVQDFKKAAANALKAGFDGVELHASNGYLFQQFFNKVSNQRTDQYGGSIENRARFLFETLDALKEVIDLTRVGIRLNPSLHGMSGITVDEETIPTFEYIVNRLNEYNLAYLHLSEPFVPVDNVPYAVAEIAKHFRPLYKGTLIINKGFNQEKGNQIITESLADLVAFGVPFISNPDLPERFAQNADLATPDKNTFYAGGANGYVDYPALSEMEA; encoded by the coding sequence ATGGAAAAACAACCGCTTTTAACTTCGTACCAATTAGGTTCATTAACTTTAAAAAATCGGGTAGTAATGGCTCCCATGACCCGTAGCCGGGCCGATAATCCTGAAAATGCAGCTACCGCTTTAGCGGCTCAATACTATGCCCAGCGGGCTTCCGCTGGTTTAATAATTTCGGAAGGTACCCAGGTAAGCCCGCAAGGGGTTGGCTATATTAATACGCCGGGTATTTACTCCGAAGCCCAGGTAAAAGGCTGGCAGCAGGTAACAGAAGCCGTGCACGCGAAAGAAGGAAAAATATTTGCTCAGTTATGGCACGTAGGTCGTATCTCGCACCCCGATTTCCATAATGGCGAATTGCCGGTTGCTCCTTCCGCCATTAACCCGAACGATAAATCATTTACTCCCCTGGGTTTTAAAGATACGGTTACCCCACGCGCTTTAGAAACCCACGAAGTACAAGCCATTGTGCAGGATTTTAAAAAGGCTGCCGCTAATGCTTTAAAAGCTGGTTTCGATGGGGTAGAACTGCACGCTAGTAACGGATATTTGTTTCAGCAGTTTTTTAATAAAGTTTCGAACCAGCGTACTGACCAATACGGCGGCTCCATTGAAAACCGGGCTCGTTTTCTGTTCGAAACCTTAGATGCCCTAAAAGAAGTAATTGATCTAACCCGCGTAGGCATACGGCTTAATCCTTCCTTACACGGCATGAGTGGCATTACGGTAGATGAAGAAACAATTCCAACTTTCGAATACATTGTAAACCGTTTAAACGAGTATAACCTGGCTTACCTGCATTTATCGGAGCCGTTTGTACCCGTAGATAACGTGCCTTACGCCGTAGCCGAAATAGCAAAACACTTCCGGCCTTTGTATAAGGGCACTCTTATTATCAACAAAGGGTTTAACCAGGAAAAAGGTAATCAGATAATTACCGAAAGTTTAGCGGATCTGGTAGCTTTTGGCGTACCATTTATTTCCAATCCGGATTTGCCCGAGCGGTTTGCGCAAAACGCTGATTTAGCTACCCCCGACAAAAATACTTTTTATGCGGGTGGCGCTAATGGTTACGTAGACTATCCCGCCTTATCGGAGATGGAAGCTTAA
- a CDS encoding MarR family winged helix-turn-helix transcriptional regulator gives MKLEEEIKQKSFQSPHHRMMVNIMFTGNYVQKRLLCMMRSYGISPQQHNVLSILRGQHPHPCSLGDIQERMLDRMSNATRLVDKLLEKKLVARCQCTANRRKIDITITEAGLTLLKQMEEKVPPFEELFPAISPEEATVLGQLLDKARE, from the coding sequence GTGAAATTGGAGGAGGAAATAAAACAGAAAAGCTTTCAATCACCGCACCACCGGATGATGGTAAACATTATGTTTACGGGTAATTACGTACAGAAACGGTTGTTGTGTATGATGCGTTCGTACGGGATTTCGCCGCAGCAGCATAACGTATTAAGTATTCTGCGTGGTCAACATCCTCATCCTTGTTCCCTGGGCGATATTCAAGAGCGCATGCTGGACCGGATGAGTAACGCTACTCGCTTGGTAGATAAATTACTCGAGAAAAAACTAGTAGCTCGTTGTCAATGTACGGCTAACCGCCGGAAAATTGATATCACCATAACAGAAGCAGGTTTGACCTTACTCAAACAGATGGAAGAAAAGGTGCCACCTTTTGAAGAATTATTCCCTGCTATTTCTCCGGAAGAAGCTACCGTTCTGGGCCAATTGTTAGATAAAGCCAGAGAGTAA
- a CDS encoding uracil-DNA glycosylase family protein encodes MTTFADKVIQFNASLEFTGQLPVGITILNPFKADKTIMPVVTEFYQKFYNDTHARHMILGINPGRFGGGVTGVPFTDSKRLKQECGISYSGKETHEPSSVFVYDVIQAYGGPTAFYQKFYINSICPLGFTAPGKNGTEVNYNYYDNSELTKAVHDFIVQSIRKQLDFGIKTDVCFCFGTGKNEKFLRQLNQKYQFFETIVPLEHPRFVMQYKIKSKQFYMDKYLLAFYQAN; translated from the coding sequence ATGACAACCTTCGCGGACAAAGTAATTCAATTTAATGCCTCCCTAGAATTTACCGGTCAGTTACCCGTGGGTATTACTATTCTGAATCCATTTAAAGCAGACAAGACTATCATGCCGGTGGTTACAGAGTTTTACCAAAAGTTTTATAACGACACGCATGCGCGACACATGATTTTAGGAATAAACCCAGGCCGGTTTGGCGGCGGCGTTACCGGAGTGCCCTTTACGGATTCGAAGCGGCTAAAACAAGAATGCGGAATCTCTTACTCCGGCAAAGAAACGCATGAACCTTCGTCGGTGTTTGTTTACGATGTTATTCAAGCTTATGGCGGGCCTACTGCGTTTTACCAAAAATTTTATATTAACTCTATTTGTCCGTTGGGCTTTACCGCTCCCGGTAAAAATGGTACTGAGGTAAATTATAATTACTACGATAACTCAGAACTTACCAAGGCGGTTCACGACTTTATTGTGCAAAGCATCCGAAAACAGTTGGATTTTGGCATTAAAACCGATGTGTGTTTTTGTTTTGGCACGGGTAAAAACGAAAAATTTCTCCGGCAACTCAACCAAAAGTATCAGTTTTTTGAAACTATAGTACCCCTGGAACATCCGCGCTTTGTGATGCAATACAAAATTAAATCTAAACAATTTTACATGGATAAATATCTCCTCGCTTTCTATCAGGCAAACTAG